The Humulus lupulus chromosome 4, drHumLupu1.1, whole genome shotgun sequence genome has a window encoding:
- the LOC133831743 gene encoding NAC domain-containing protein 100, with protein MAMAMGIEELPPGFRFHPTDEELITYYLGRKISDSGFTPKAVAVVDLNKCEPWDLPEKASMGEKEWYFFSLKDRKYPTGLRTNRATEAGYWKTTGKDKEILRSGVLVGMKKTLVFYKGRAPRGEKSNWVMHEYRLQNNHPFNHPNKEEWVVCRVFQKSSGLKKPQQTPSSHEPSIESPCDDTNSIANNNEFGDFDIMPNLNINNNHSNNLSTQLGFMMNSGSSNNNLMNNNMMMNLNNMNYWTTNNSTTANGTTSTSTSSPLLPSLSSWHNSNLLNPNLSMNSFILKALQLRNSASNNIDQNYNNPYMPQQQGISHHHQFGSDILGSTATSNGFHLASSSSSSLLSKMNNNNNNSNIIIDSTSQVQQQEQPFSLDSIGEDDDHHVLF; from the exons ATGGCTATGGCTATGGGTATAGAGGAACTTCCACCAGGGTTTAGATTTCACCCAACAGACGAAGAACTCATTACTTATTATTTAGGTCGAAAGATCTCTGATTCTGGTTTCACTCCCAAAGCTGTTGCTGTTGTTGATCTTAATAAGTGTGAACCTTGGGACCTCCCAG agaaggCGTCGATGGGAGAGAAAGAATGGTACTTTTTCAGCTTGAAAGACAGAAAATACCCAACTGGACTTCGAACCAACCGAGCCACAGAAGCTGGTTATTGGAAAACCACTGGCAAGGATAAGGAAATCCTTCGTTCTGGTGTGCTTGTTGGCATGAAGAAAACCCTAGTTTTCTACAAGGGTAGGGCTCCAAGGGGTGAGAAGAGCAACTGGGTTATGCATGAATACAGGCTTCAAAACAACCACCCTTTCAACCACCCAAACAAG GAAGAGTGGGTGGTTTGCAGGGTTTTCCAGAAGAGCAGTGGGCTGAAAAAGCCACAGCAAACACCATCCTCACACGAGCCATCTATCGAGTCTCCATGTGATGACACAAACTCCATAGCAAACAATAACGAGTTTGGAGACTTTGACATCATGCCTAATCTCAACATTAACAATAATCATAGTAATAATCTCTCAACTCAACTAGGTTTCATGATGAACAGTGGTAGTTCTAATAATAATCTCATGAACAATAATATGATGATGAACTTGAACAACATGAACTATTGGACTACTAATAATAGTACCACAGCCAATGGTACTACTAGTACTAGCACTAGTAGTCCTCTTCTACCATCTCTCTCTTCATGGCATAATTCTAACTTGCTTAACCCAAATCTCTCAATGAACTCTTTCATTCTCAAAGCATTACAGCTTAGGAATAGTGCTTCAAATAACATTGATCAAAACTATAACAACCCTTATATGCCACAACAACAAGGTATTTCTCATCATCATCAGTTTGGTTCAGATATTTTGGGTAGTACTGCCACTTCAAATGGCTTCCActtagcttcttcttcttcttcttcattattatctaagatgaataataataataataacagtaATATCATCATAGATTCTACTTCTCAAGTACAGCAGCAGGAGCAACCATTCAGCTTGGACTCCATTGGTGAAGATGATGATCATCATGTACTCTTTTGA